The proteins below come from a single Alnus glutinosa chromosome 9, dhAlnGlut1.1, whole genome shotgun sequence genomic window:
- the LOC133877903 gene encoding tropinone reductase homolog At2g29290-like, whose translation MAEIGNRERRWSLQGMTALVTGGTKGIGYAIVEELAGLGAIVHTCCRNEADLNKCLNEWKTKKFQVTGSVCDVMSQTQREELISTVSSLFDGKLNILVNNVGTNIMKVTTEYTAEDFSFIMATNLEPAYHLSQLSHPLLKASLAGNIVFLSSVCGVCGVVSVVNVGSIYAATKGAMNQLTRSLACEWAKDNIRTNCVAPWFIWTPLAEPYLANENFLNSVISRTPMGRVGEPKEVSSLVAFLCLPAASYITGQTICVDGGMTVNGLLCP comes from the exons ATGGCAGAAATTGGTAACAGAGAGCGCAGGTGGTCTCTTCAGGGAATGACCGCCCTTGTCACTGGTGGAACTAAAGGAATAGG GTATGCAATCGTGGAGGAATTGGCAGGCCTAGGGGCAATTGTGCATACATGTTGTCGAAATGAGGCCGATCTCAATAAATGCTTAAATGAatggaaaacaaagaaatttcAAGTCACTGGGTCAGTCTGTGATGTTATGTCTCAAACACAACGAGAGGAGCTAATTAGCACCGTCTCTTCTCTATTTGATGGAAAACTCAACATCCTT GTTAACAATGTAGGAACAAACATAATGAAAGTGACCACAGAGTACACAGCTGAAGATTTCTCATTTATCATGGCCACGAATTTGGAACCTGCTTACCATTTGAGCCAACTTTCGCATCCTCTTCTAAAAGCTTCATTAGCCGGAAACATTGTATTTTTATCTTCAGtttgtg gggttTGTGGTGTTGTATCAGTAGTGAATGTGGGATCCATATATGCAGCAACTAAAG GAGCAATGAATCAGCTAACGAGAAGTTTGGCATGCGAGTGGGCGAAAGATAATATAAGGACTAATTGTGTTGCACCATGGTTTATCTGGACTCCCCTTGCTGAACCT TATCTTGCTAATGAAAACTTCTTGAACTCTGTTATCTCTCGAACTCCCATGGGACGCGTTGGAGAGCCAAAAGAAGTATCGTCCTTAGTGGCGTTCCTTTGCCTTCCTGCGGCCTCTTACATAACCGGACAGACTATATGCGTCGACGGAGGGATGACCGTGAATGGCTTATTGTGCCCATAA
- the LOC133878668 gene encoding uncharacterized protein LOC133878668, with amino-acid sequence MIDVFLVLMDQGRHPYAYRAPRPPVPPMTTPTDSTPVYTAAWPPHPDGAYRPLLPGMVAVPTSDHGQTSTAGVGSSPLSEPPTLSQLGFTQPGNAYRWWVQEGVGSQGYAPYFPYTYSRPMTCNPDSETQDCRFPLSQTGEMQMPAVGLGQIPAQAAMQGQILGPRQMPASGASQGPGQVERQMPLPGESQMPLSGESQMPLSGESQMPDVGGSQTTHEEDVAMLGTDQLAPGSPQGMDSDDDQHPPPAGEVGEEVAGDPATQHIGTGQIRLMGYNPDGTIYYEVIDDPARNWVLPRGKKVVLQYNAAIQPVGRACNRFRREVGKMIRSGSYIHMRDEWARVNRQIKQAMWNALMEEFYLPVSVDMRRAQ; translated from the exons atgattgatgtatttctt gtattgatggaccagggacgccatccttatgcatatcgggcacctcgcccacccgtgccccccatgaccacgcccactgattcgacgccagtatatactgcggcgtggccaccccacccagacggggcttatagaccattgttgccgggtatggtggccgtgcccacgtcagatcacgggcagaccagcacagctggagttggcagctctccattgtcggagccgccgacattatctcagttagggttcacccaaccgggtaacgcctatcgatggtgggtgcaagagggggtggggtcacagggttatgcgccgtactttccgtatacgtatagtcgacctatgacgtgtaaccctgatagtgagacgcaggattgtagatttccactgtcacagaccggggagatgcagatgccggctgtggggttgggacagataccggcacaggcggcgatgcagggccagattttggggccgagacagatgccagcatcgggggcgagtcagggcccggggcaagTAGAGAGGCAGATGCCGTtacctggtgagagccagatgccgctttccggtgagagtcagatgccgctttccggtgagagtcagatgccagatgtgggggggagccagactacccatgaggaggacgttgcgatgttgggtaccgatcagttggcccccggtagcccccagggtatggattcagatgatgatcagcatcctccaccagccggagaggttggcgaggaggttgcaggcgacccagcgacgcaGCACATAGGGACtgggcagattcggttgatgg ggtacaacccagacgggaccatttattatgaggtgattgacgacccagcgagaaactgggtgctcccgagggggaagaaggttgtattgcagtacaatgctgctatacaacctgtaggacgagcctgcaatcgttttcggcgggaagtgggcaagatgatcaggagtgggtcctacatacacatgcgggacgaatgggcgagggtaaataggcagattaagcaggcaatgtggaacgcactgatg gaggagttctatctacctgtatcagttgacatgcgcagggcacaatag
- the LOC133878669 gene encoding uncharacterized protein LOC133878669, whose protein sequence is MPEKFFEQYDAEDVEFLLRDWCREHKIATSERMKRLRERNDLPHCAGSKSYARFNHEEACTSGTPPTRAASFVKTHTKKDGTFLNDRTRVLCERMTQSLASDPAATQSVSADTVRWAPNDAYEQAIGRPEYAGRVRQVGPNVTPVRGTCFSYRPRSQGGPSQGTSRDWAEQSRKMEEMQAELHAERARNDRLEQRVQQFDGIEQRLREMEVFMSSMAVPAPCVGNQSSPAHVGSTSSVGSASAGNSTTVGTLSPVGRQLSQHSTVATPSPATPFIAQQSPVGENTPGTVPRDSQRRLSDL, encoded by the exons atgccggagaaattttttgagcagtatgatgcagaagatgtagaattcctgctgagagattggtgcagagagcataaaatc gcaacctctgaacggatgaagaggttgcgggagcggaatgacctaccccattgtgcgggatctaaaagttatgccagatttaatcacgaggag gcatgtacatctggcacgccccccactcgcgccgcgtcgttcgtgaagacccacacaaagaaggacggcactttcctgaacgaccgtacacgggtcttatgc gagaggatgacgcagagtttagccagtgatccagccgccacgcaaagcgtctccgcagacacggtgcgttgggcaccgaacgacgcttacgaacaggcgattgggaggcctgagtatgcagggagggttcggcaggttggcccgaacgtcacacctgttcgagggacatgtttttcatataggcctcggtcacaggggggaccatctcaggggacgtctcgggattgggccgaacagtctcggaagatggaagagatgcaagcggagctacatgctgagcgagcgaggaatgaccgtttggagcagcgcgtgcaacagttcgacggcatagagcagcgcttgcgagagatggaggtcttcatgtcctccatggcagtaccagcaccatgtgttggtaatcagtcttctcctgcacacgtaggtagtacgtcgtccgttggtagtgcatctgcag gtaattcgacaacggttggtacgttgtcgcctgttggacgacagctgagccagcactccactgtcgctacaccttcgcccgctacaccattcattgcgcagcaatcgccggtgggcgagaacacgcctgggacggtacctcgtgattcgcagagacgcctttcagatttgtag